A region of Bombilactobacillus folatiphilus DNA encodes the following proteins:
- the ssb gene encoding single-stranded DNA-binding protein — protein MINRSVLVGRLTRDPDLRYTSNGTAVATFTVAVNRQFTNSNGERDADFINCVIWRKSAENFANFTHKGSLVGIDGRIQTRNYENQQGQRVYVTEVVVENFSLLEPKSANSNNNNGGYQNPAGNNAMANSNPNSTNNFNNNTNQNSNAKPSLDEDPFADNTQSIDISDDDLPF, from the coding sequence ATGATCAATCGCAGTGTACTGGTCGGACGTTTAACTCGGGATCCAGATTTACGTTACACATCAAATGGAACGGCAGTAGCCACGTTTACCGTTGCGGTAAATCGGCAATTTACGAATTCCAATGGTGAACGGGATGCGGACTTTATTAACTGTGTGATTTGGCGAAAATCTGCCGAAAATTTTGCTAATTTTACCCATAAAGGTTCATTGGTTGGAATTGATGGTCGGATTCAAACCCGTAATTATGAAAATCAACAAGGGCAACGTGTCTATGTCACGGAAGTCGTTGTAGAAAACTTTTCATTGTTGGAACCGAAATCTGCCAATAGTAACAACAATAATGGTGGATATCAAAATCCTGCGGGCAACAATGCTATGGCTAACTCAAATCCTAATTCAACTAATAATTTTAATAATAATACAAATCAAAATTCAAATGCGAAACCATCGTTGGATGAAGATCCGTTTGCGGACAATACGCAATCCATTGATATTTCCGATGATGATTTACCATTTTAA
- the rpsF gene encoding 30S ribosomal protein S6, whose amino-acid sequence MAQTHYEITYIIKPDISEEDKKALVERFDKIIKDNNAEVVDSKDWQKRRLAYGINGYNEGTYHIINVQAADQTAVNEFDRLSKIDDSVLRHMIIKRED is encoded by the coding sequence ATGGCTCAAACACATTACGAAATCACTTATATCATCAAACCTGATATTTCTGAAGAAGATAAGAAGGCTTTGGTGGAACGCTTTGATAAGATTATCAAAGATAATAATGCTGAAGTGGTAGATTCCAAAGATTGGCAAAAACGTCGTTTAGCTTACGGGATCAACGGCTACAATGAAGGAACTTATCATATTATTAATGTTCAAGCTGCTGATCAAACAGCTGTGAATGAATTTGATCGTTTGTCAAAAATTGATGACAGCGTTTTGCGTCATATGATTATCAAACGTGAAGATTAA